In the genome of Drosophila pseudoobscura strain MV-25-SWS-2005 chromosome 3, UCI_Dpse_MV25, whole genome shotgun sequence, one region contains:
- the Paip1 gene encoding polyadenylate-binding protein-interacting protein 1 isoform X3, whose amino-acid sequence MSAIVAELASALGVHVTASLKHEFFEIDAAIAMSCRAPFQSEDKYEPLRRPNPGGNAAATGLAHAAAIPLDQQAHLFNDYGGAAGYTQSEYAPGQAVGYAQAQAQALSELASGFDGSSKLSAAATVFIPRAVVPPQPHSRHQQYQQHQPGGTAPYGQQQQQHRYVNGYKHHHQHQQHHHQHQQHYNNHHHHQHQQKFKNDMQNLPNSLQSRLNVSNQQSSNNGSMGGNFYPQQQPHHQQQQQQQQQYFQNQQQQQQPQASTSSAAASSSSSSNASQPDMATIALEYLDTVIHCLNQNPGQFDTIASRFLTIFDGMENNHYVLSIAMEDIFEKSIEQPNFRYMGAKLYNLLHMLNPKPDSLFHTLLKCKLDYHQEEVSKYMTSGEQQKVRETALFLAELYMQLRGDDDARIQLIAVNIVYSLTKLLACESAENVRCICQTLKLAGYDLTADCPKDMLNIITALKEIELKTNGRYAMAASVIALQQNNWGRKVSNALGGEEDTVAEPPRLSDEPVFYGPDGHELTAEETDFLAAEDDANGSEGDEFDVRDGDLDLDPEMDEETERAYKDFCKQGQQQAQAKGQSNRKT is encoded by the exons ATGTCCGCAATTGTGGCGGAATTGGCGTCGGCGCTCGGCGTCCACGTAACCGCATCATTGAAACATGAAT ttttcgaAATCGACGCCGCTATCGCTATGTCATGCCGCGCACCCTTCCAATCCGAAGACAAGTATGAGCCACTACGTCGACCGAATCCCGGGGGcaatgccgccgccactgGCTTGGCCCATGCCGCCGCCATCCCTTTAGACCAACAGGCGCACTTATTCAACGACTATGGAGGAGCTGCGGGCTATACTCAGAGTGAGTACGCTCCTGGTCAAGCAGTTGGTTATgcacaggcccaggcccaggcttTGTCTGAGCTGGCCAGCGGCTTTGACGGCTCATCGAAATTGTCGGCGGCCGCCACAGTTTTTATACCGAGGGCAGTCGTGCCCCCACAACCCCACTCGCGACATCAGCAAtatcagcagcaccagccagGTGGAACAGCGCCTTacggtcagcagcagcagcagcaccgctaTGTCAATGGCTAcaagcatcatcatcagcaccagcagcaccaccatcagcatcagcagcactaCAACAACCATCATcaccaccagcatcagcagaagTTTAAGAATGATATGCAAAATCTACCGAATTCTCTCCAAAGCCGACTGAACGTATCCAATCAGCAGTCCTCAAACAATGGATCAATGGGGGGCAATTTCTATCCGCAGCAG CAGCcgcaccatcagcagcaacagcagcagcagcagcagtatttccaaaatcaacagcagcagcagcagccacaagcCTCTACTTCGTCCGCAGCtgcctcgtcctcgtcgtcgtcgaacGCGTCGCAGCCGGACATGGCTACCATTGCATTGGAGTATCTCGATACAGTGATACATTGCCTTAACCAG AATCCGGGCCAATTTGATACAATCGCATCACGTTTCCTAACCATTTTCGACGGCATGGAGAACAACCACTACGTACTCTCGATCGCCATGGAGGATATATTCGAGAAATCCATCGAGCAGCCGAACTTCCGATACATGGGGGCCAAGCTGTACAATTTGCTGCACATGCTGAACCCCAAACCAGACTCGCTGTTCCACACTCTACTCAAATGCAAGCTCGACTACCACCAGGAGGAAGTGTCGAAGTATATGACTTCTGGGGAGCAGCAAAAAGTGCGCGAGACTGCGCTCTTCCTCGCCGAGCTCTACATGCAGCTCCGCGGGGATGACGACGCTCGTATCCAACTCATTGCCGTTAACATTGTGTACTCTCTGACCAAGCTCCTGGCCTGTGAAAGTGCCGAAAACGTGCGCTGCATTTGCCAGACCCTGAAGCTGGCCGGCTACGACCTCACCGCCGACTGCCCAAAAGACATGCTGAATATAATCACAGCCCTGAAAGAGATTGAACTGAAGACCAACGGCAGGTACGCAATGGCCGCCAGCGTCATTGCCTTGCAGCAGAACAACTGGGGCCGCAAGGTCTCCAACGCTCTCGGTGGCGAGGAGGATACTGTGGCAGAGCCACCGCGCCTCAGCGATGAGCCCGTTTTCTACGGCCCCGATGGCCATGAGCTGACTGCCGAGGAGACGGACTTTCTCGCTGCCGAGGACGATGCCAATGGCAGTGAAGGCGACGAATTCGATGTACGAGACGGCGACCTGGATCTCGATCCCGAAATGGACGAGGAAACCGAGCGCGCGTACAAGGACTTCTGCAAGCAGGgtcagcagcaggcgcaggcTAAGGGCCAGTCCAATCGCAAAACTTAG
- the Paip1 gene encoding polyadenylate-binding protein-interacting protein 1 isoform X1 has product MSAIVAELASALGVHVTASLKHEFFEIDAAIAMSCRAPFQSEDKYEPLRRPNPGGNAAATGLAHAAAIPLDQQAHLFNDYGGAAGYTQSEYAPGQAVGYAQAQAQALSELASGFDGSSKLSAAATVFIPRAVVPPQPHSRHQQYQQHQPGGTAPYGQQQQQHRYVNGYKHHHQHQQHHHQHQQHYNNHHHHQHQQKFKNDMQNLPNSLQSRLNVSNQQSSNNGSMGGNFYPQQVQQQLPHQQNTQHQHGKFQRYAHLNNSFQQIAQQPHHQQQQQQQQQYFQNQQQQQQPQASTSSAAASSSSSSNASQPDMATIALEYLDTVIHCLNQNPGQFDTIASRFLTIFDGMENNHYVLSIAMEDIFEKSIEQPNFRYMGAKLYNLLHMLNPKPDSLFHTLLKCKLDYHQEEVSKYMTSGEQQKVRETALFLAELYMQLRGDDDARIQLIAVNIVYSLTKLLACESAENVRCICQTLKLAGYDLTADCPKDMLNIITALKEIELKTNGRYAMAASVIALQQNNWGRKVSNALGGEEDTVAEPPRLSDEPVFYGPDGHELTAEETDFLAAEDDANGSEGDEFDVRDGDLDLDPEMDEETERAYKDFCKQGQQQAQAKGQSNRKT; this is encoded by the exons ATGTCCGCAATTGTGGCGGAATTGGCGTCGGCGCTCGGCGTCCACGTAACCGCATCATTGAAACATGAAT ttttcgaAATCGACGCCGCTATCGCTATGTCATGCCGCGCACCCTTCCAATCCGAAGACAAGTATGAGCCACTACGTCGACCGAATCCCGGGGGcaatgccgccgccactgGCTTGGCCCATGCCGCCGCCATCCCTTTAGACCAACAGGCGCACTTATTCAACGACTATGGAGGAGCTGCGGGCTATACTCAGAGTGAGTACGCTCCTGGTCAAGCAGTTGGTTATgcacaggcccaggcccaggcttTGTCTGAGCTGGCCAGCGGCTTTGACGGCTCATCGAAATTGTCGGCGGCCGCCACAGTTTTTATACCGAGGGCAGTCGTGCCCCCACAACCCCACTCGCGACATCAGCAAtatcagcagcaccagccagGTGGAACAGCGCCTTacggtcagcagcagcagcagcaccgctaTGTCAATGGCTAcaagcatcatcatcagcaccagcagcaccaccatcagcatcagcagcactaCAACAACCATCATcaccaccagcatcagcagaagTTTAAGAATGATATGCAAAATCTACCGAATTCTCTCCAAAGCCGACTGAACGTATCCAATCAGCAGTCCTCAAACAATGGATCAATGGGGGGCAATTTCTATCCGCAGCAGGTACAGCAGCAACTGCCACACCAACAGAACACACAACATCAACACGGGAAATTCCAACGTTACGCTCATTTAAATAATTCATTCCAACAAATCGCACAGCAGCcgcaccatcagcagcaacagcagcagcagcagcagtatttccaaaatcaacagcagcagcagcagccacaagcCTCTACTTCGTCCGCAGCtgcctcgtcctcgtcgtcgtcgaacGCGTCGCAGCCGGACATGGCTACCATTGCATTGGAGTATCTCGATACAGTGATACATTGCCTTAACCAG AATCCGGGCCAATTTGATACAATCGCATCACGTTTCCTAACCATTTTCGACGGCATGGAGAACAACCACTACGTACTCTCGATCGCCATGGAGGATATATTCGAGAAATCCATCGAGCAGCCGAACTTCCGATACATGGGGGCCAAGCTGTACAATTTGCTGCACATGCTGAACCCCAAACCAGACTCGCTGTTCCACACTCTACTCAAATGCAAGCTCGACTACCACCAGGAGGAAGTGTCGAAGTATATGACTTCTGGGGAGCAGCAAAAAGTGCGCGAGACTGCGCTCTTCCTCGCCGAGCTCTACATGCAGCTCCGCGGGGATGACGACGCTCGTATCCAACTCATTGCCGTTAACATTGTGTACTCTCTGACCAAGCTCCTGGCCTGTGAAAGTGCCGAAAACGTGCGCTGCATTTGCCAGACCCTGAAGCTGGCCGGCTACGACCTCACCGCCGACTGCCCAAAAGACATGCTGAATATAATCACAGCCCTGAAAGAGATTGAACTGAAGACCAACGGCAGGTACGCAATGGCCGCCAGCGTCATTGCCTTGCAGCAGAACAACTGGGGCCGCAAGGTCTCCAACGCTCTCGGTGGCGAGGAGGATACTGTGGCAGAGCCACCGCGCCTCAGCGATGAGCCCGTTTTCTACGGCCCCGATGGCCATGAGCTGACTGCCGAGGAGACGGACTTTCTCGCTGCCGAGGACGATGCCAATGGCAGTGAAGGCGACGAATTCGATGTACGAGACGGCGACCTGGATCTCGATCCCGAAATGGACGAGGAAACCGAGCGCGCGTACAAGGACTTCTGCAAGCAGGgtcagcagcaggcgcaggcTAAGGGCCAGTCCAATCGCAAAACTTAG
- the Paip1 gene encoding polyadenylate-binding protein-interacting protein 1 isoform X2, translating into MSCRAPFQSEDKYEPLRRPNPGGNAAATGLAHAAAIPLDQQAHLFNDYGGAAGYTQSEYAPGQAVGYAQAQAQALSELASGFDGSSKLSAAATVFIPRAVVPPQPHSRHQQYQQHQPGGTAPYGQQQQQHRYVNGYKHHHQHQQHHHQHQQHYNNHHHHQHQQKFKNDMQNLPNSLQSRLNVSNQQSSNNGSMGGNFYPQQVQQQLPHQQNTQHQHGKFQRYAHLNNSFQQIAQQPHHQQQQQQQQQYFQNQQQQQQPQASTSSAAASSSSSSNASQPDMATIALEYLDTVIHCLNQNPGQFDTIASRFLTIFDGMENNHYVLSIAMEDIFEKSIEQPNFRYMGAKLYNLLHMLNPKPDSLFHTLLKCKLDYHQEEVSKYMTSGEQQKVRETALFLAELYMQLRGDDDARIQLIAVNIVYSLTKLLACESAENVRCICQTLKLAGYDLTADCPKDMLNIITALKEIELKTNGRYAMAASVIALQQNNWGRKVSNALGGEEDTVAEPPRLSDEPVFYGPDGHELTAEETDFLAAEDDANGSEGDEFDVRDGDLDLDPEMDEETERAYKDFCKQGQQQAQAKGQSNRKT; encoded by the exons ATGTCATGCCGCGCACCCTTCCAATCCGAAGACAAGTATGAGCCACTACGTCGACCGAATCCCGGGGGcaatgccgccgccactgGCTTGGCCCATGCCGCCGCCATCCCTTTAGACCAACAGGCGCACTTATTCAACGACTATGGAGGAGCTGCGGGCTATACTCAGAGTGAGTACGCTCCTGGTCAAGCAGTTGGTTATgcacaggcccaggcccaggcttTGTCTGAGCTGGCCAGCGGCTTTGACGGCTCATCGAAATTGTCGGCGGCCGCCACAGTTTTTATACCGAGGGCAGTCGTGCCCCCACAACCCCACTCGCGACATCAGCAAtatcagcagcaccagccagGTGGAACAGCGCCTTacggtcagcagcagcagcagcaccgctaTGTCAATGGCTAcaagcatcatcatcagcaccagcagcaccaccatcagcatcagcagcactaCAACAACCATCATcaccaccagcatcagcagaagTTTAAGAATGATATGCAAAATCTACCGAATTCTCTCCAAAGCCGACTGAACGTATCCAATCAGCAGTCCTCAAACAATGGATCAATGGGGGGCAATTTCTATCCGCAGCAGGTACAGCAGCAACTGCCACACCAACAGAACACACAACATCAACACGGGAAATTCCAACGTTACGCTCATTTAAATAATTCATTCCAACAAATCGCACAGCAGCcgcaccatcagcagcaacagcagcagcagcagcagtatttccaaaatcaacagcagcagcagcagccacaagcCTCTACTTCGTCCGCAGCtgcctcgtcctcgtcgtcgtcgaacGCGTCGCAGCCGGACATGGCTACCATTGCATTGGAGTATCTCGATACAGTGATACATTGCCTTAACCAG AATCCGGGCCAATTTGATACAATCGCATCACGTTTCCTAACCATTTTCGACGGCATGGAGAACAACCACTACGTACTCTCGATCGCCATGGAGGATATATTCGAGAAATCCATCGAGCAGCCGAACTTCCGATACATGGGGGCCAAGCTGTACAATTTGCTGCACATGCTGAACCCCAAACCAGACTCGCTGTTCCACACTCTACTCAAATGCAAGCTCGACTACCACCAGGAGGAAGTGTCGAAGTATATGACTTCTGGGGAGCAGCAAAAAGTGCGCGAGACTGCGCTCTTCCTCGCCGAGCTCTACATGCAGCTCCGCGGGGATGACGACGCTCGTATCCAACTCATTGCCGTTAACATTGTGTACTCTCTGACCAAGCTCCTGGCCTGTGAAAGTGCCGAAAACGTGCGCTGCATTTGCCAGACCCTGAAGCTGGCCGGCTACGACCTCACCGCCGACTGCCCAAAAGACATGCTGAATATAATCACAGCCCTGAAAGAGATTGAACTGAAGACCAACGGCAGGTACGCAATGGCCGCCAGCGTCATTGCCTTGCAGCAGAACAACTGGGGCCGCAAGGTCTCCAACGCTCTCGGTGGCGAGGAGGATACTGTGGCAGAGCCACCGCGCCTCAGCGATGAGCCCGTTTTCTACGGCCCCGATGGCCATGAGCTGACTGCCGAGGAGACGGACTTTCTCGCTGCCGAGGACGATGCCAATGGCAGTGAAGGCGACGAATTCGATGTACGAGACGGCGACCTGGATCTCGATCCCGAAATGGACGAGGAAACCGAGCGCGCGTACAAGGACTTCTGCAAGCAGGgtcagcagcaggcgcaggcTAAGGGCCAGTCCAATCGCAAAACTTAG